One Pseudomonadota bacterium DNA window includes the following coding sequences:
- a CDS encoding PepSY-associated TM helix domain-containing protein — translation MRWLHRWVGVTLALFIVLSAGSGALLLWSDEYSQWRYPSIRNNQGSTKPDATVIQAVLAQAPGPVQTLGMPRPGLPVYHLYLKGGDQAYHSIADGSLIDTFGPLGRLPAVIFELHVDLFAGDFGHTLVGILGLTVTGLLVTGVWIWWPRRRVLRLRRLLPKGTQLSLMNSHAAQGLLISVLVTFLALSGAAIVFHQESEALLGRVLGSAVNTRPTVRTLAAEAGPVAWDRLLSASRTHLPSATLRYVSLPSQKDRPVVLRLRNAGELHPNGRSYLVLHPTSGEVLEVIDATQTGLGPSVYNTLYPLHAGKTGWVGHRALLLVVALALTYVAIVGLLLFFRGRARRRRFRSESH, via the coding sequence GTGCGGTGGCTCCATCGCTGGGTTGGCGTGACGCTGGCCTTGTTTATCGTGTTATCAGCGGGCAGTGGCGCCCTCTTGTTATGGTCTGACGAATACAGCCAGTGGCGATACCCCTCAATCCGGAACAACCAGGGGTCGACAAAACCGGACGCCACGGTGATCCAGGCAGTCCTGGCTCAGGCGCCCGGGCCCGTGCAGACGCTGGGCATGCCCCGCCCTGGGCTGCCCGTCTATCACCTTTATCTCAAAGGCGGTGACCAGGCTTATCACTCGATCGCTGATGGCTCGCTGATCGACACGTTTGGTCCGCTAGGACGACTCCCCGCAGTGATCTTTGAGCTTCACGTGGATTTGTTTGCCGGCGATTTCGGACACACGCTGGTGGGTATTTTAGGGTTGACGGTGACCGGACTCCTGGTGACCGGCGTCTGGATCTGGTGGCCTCGCCGACGCGTGCTGCGCCTGCGTCGATTGCTGCCCAAAGGCACCCAGCTCTCGCTCATGAACTCACACGCTGCCCAGGGTTTACTGATCAGTGTCCTGGTGACGTTCCTGGCGCTGTCAGGCGCAGCGATCGTGTTCCATCAGGAGAGTGAAGCGTTGCTGGGCCGGGTATTGGGAAGCGCTGTGAACACTCGACCTACCGTCCGAACGCTTGCCGCTGAAGCGGGCCCTGTGGCGTGGGATCGGCTCCTGAGCGCATCCCGAACGCATCTGCCCTCCGCAACCCTTCGCTATGTCAGCCTGCCCTCCCAGAAAGATCGGCCGGTGGTTCTTCGGCTGAGAAACGCTGGGGAGCTGCACCCCAACGGCCGTTCGTACCTTGTCCTTCACCCGACAAGCGGAGAGGTTCTTGAGGTTATCGACGCGACGCAAACAGGGCTCGGACCTTCGGTCTACAACACGCTTTATCCGCTCCACGCTGGCAAAACCGGGTGGGTTGGACATCGAGCGTTACTCCTCGTCGTTGCGCTGGCGTTGACCTACGTGGCCATTGTCGGCCTGCTTCTGTTCTTTCGAGGTCGCGCACGTCGACGACGTTTCCGATCAGAATCCCACTAG
- a CDS encoding TonB-dependent receptor — translation MKTPLTLGLIAIVCAPCTYAQEGEEPAEIEPVVITATRLEQPASAIPGTVIVLDRAAIDAQAQISDDLASVLEQTIPSFGPSLRKLTGRAESLRGRNPLYLIDGVPQHNALRDGSRDGHTIDLDFIERIEVINGSNAIQGVGATGGVVQMVTRSPRSNERWETTLNARVTAPDNGDSDGLSYKVSALTGRRIGDFDLVAGIALHERGLFFDGNGDEVGLYPTQGDIMDSTSLGLFFKGAWRISDESDLTFMINDFDLERNGDFRVVLGDRSTGRFTSTEAGDPSALVGDPARNDVTTASLTYRHRSLLGGSLTAQLFDQSYEARFEGGTFGGFFRLTPDGAPFLDQSAVVSDKNGLRLTWNRPVGAQGSSVALGLDYFRDDSAQVLTRSGREWVPETRFETLAPFVQGTWAAGDAVTVVAGLRHEDAELKVDDFTTIAAANSTFVRGGAPDFSETLPNAGVIWRFAEYWNVYGSFSEGFTMPDAGRVLRGINVPGLDVDSLLTVEPIVTDNREIGLEFDNGAWRASIAAYDSEADNGSRLLLNDAGIFEVQRLRTEIDGIEVAVDVPIGGAWYAGGNYANLDGRFDSDGDGRVDSDLDGINIAPNRLNLYAEGPIGDAINLRIQASVLDDRDFSGPGAPVNRDFDGFTIFDAFATWETRYGRFGLAIENLFDKEYETYFSQVETGARADTFFAGVGRTLSLSWRTSF, via the coding sequence ATGAAAACACCGCTGACCCTTGGCCTTATCGCTATCGTTTGTGCGCCCTGCACCTATGCTCAGGAAGGCGAGGAGCCGGCGGAGATCGAGCCGGTGGTCATCACTGCGACCCGCCTCGAACAGCCGGCCAGCGCCATACCGGGTACGGTTATCGTGCTGGACCGCGCAGCAATCGACGCGCAGGCCCAGATCAGTGACGACCTCGCCAGCGTCCTTGAACAAACCATCCCCAGTTTTGGCCCAAGCCTGCGCAAACTCACCGGCCGAGCAGAATCGCTTCGAGGCCGAAATCCGCTCTACCTGATTGACGGCGTACCGCAGCACAACGCCCTGAGGGACGGCAGTCGGGACGGTCACACCATCGATCTCGATTTTATTGAACGCATCGAGGTAATTAACGGATCGAATGCCATTCAGGGCGTTGGCGCCACCGGGGGCGTAGTACAGATGGTCACCCGCTCGCCGCGGTCCAACGAGCGCTGGGAGACCACACTCAACGCCCGGGTTACCGCACCGGACAACGGCGATTCTGACGGGCTCAGCTATAAAGTCAGCGCGCTGACCGGAAGACGCATCGGCGACTTCGATTTGGTTGCCGGCATCGCACTCCACGAGCGTGGCCTGTTTTTTGATGGCAACGGGGACGAAGTTGGCCTGTATCCAACGCAGGGCGACATCATGGACTCAACCTCTTTAGGCCTGTTTTTCAAAGGCGCCTGGCGCATCAGCGATGAGTCGGATCTCACCTTCATGATCAATGATTTTGATCTCGAGCGTAATGGCGATTTTCGCGTGGTCCTAGGCGACCGGAGCACTGGGCGGTTCACCAGCACCGAGGCGGGTGATCCATCAGCGCTCGTCGGCGATCCGGCGCGCAACGATGTAACCACCGCCTCACTCACCTATCGTCATCGATCACTGCTGGGCGGCAGCCTGACGGCGCAGCTGTTCGACCAGTCTTACGAGGCCAGATTTGAAGGCGGTACCTTCGGCGGGTTTTTCCGTCTCACGCCCGACGGTGCCCCGTTCCTCGATCAGTCGGCGGTGGTGTCAGACAAAAACGGCCTGCGCCTGACCTGGAACCGGCCCGTCGGCGCCCAGGGTTCGAGCGTTGCGCTTGGACTGGACTATTTCCGCGATGACTCGGCTCAGGTGCTGACGCGCAGCGGCCGGGAGTGGGTGCCGGAGACCCGGTTTGAGACTTTGGCGCCCTTCGTACAAGGGACCTGGGCGGCAGGTGACGCGGTCACTGTCGTTGCCGGGCTTCGCCATGAGGACGCCGAGCTAAAGGTTGACGACTTCACGACCATCGCTGCGGCCAACAGCACGTTTGTGCGGGGCGGCGCGCCGGATTTCTCCGAGACGCTGCCAAACGCCGGGGTGATCTGGCGGTTTGCCGAGTACTGGAACGTCTACGGATCGTTCAGCGAAGGGTTTACGATGCCGGACGCTGGACGCGTTCTCCGAGGAATCAACGTGCCCGGGCTGGACGTTGACTCATTGCTGACCGTCGAGCCGATCGTGACCGACAACCGTGAGATCGGCCTGGAGTTCGACAACGGCGCCTGGCGCGCAAGCATCGCGGCTTATGACTCAGAGGCCGACAACGGCTCGAGGCTTCTCCTCAACGACGCGGGTATCTTCGAAGTGCAGCGCCTCCGCACCGAAATCGATGGCATCGAAGTTGCTGTCGACGTACCGATCGGCGGCGCCTGGTACGCCGGCGGCAACTACGCCAATCTGGATGGGCGGTTCGATTCGGACGGCGATGGGCGAGTGGACAGCGACCTCGACGGGATCAACATCGCGCCCAATCGGCTGAACCTCTACGCGGAGGGTCCGATCGGCGACGCGATCAATCTGCGAATCCAGGCATCGGTGCTGGACGACCGAGACTTTAGCGGGCCCGGCGCACCGGTTAACAGAGACTTCGATGGTTTTACCATTTTCGATGCTTTCGCAACGTGGGAGACGCGGTACGGTCGCTTTGGGCTCGCGATCGAGAACCTGTTCGACAAAGAGTATGAAACGTATTTCTCGCAGGTCGAAACCGGTGCGCGTGCCGATACCTTTTTTGCCGGCGTCGGCCGCACGCTTTCGTTGAGCTGGCGCACCAGCTTCTAG
- a CDS encoding succinylglutamate desuccinylase/aspartoacylase family protein gives MRTPQACLLALLMAMVGGAAANERQLTELPPAALLGPAGFESVAATVAGEPFELLGQLIPAGERRQLNWQIEATMGAVAIPTPILVAHGQRPGPVLCLTAAVHGDELNGVEVVRQILFDIKPADLAGTVIGVPIVNASGYLRGSRYLPDRRDLNRFFPGSSSGSLASRFAKAVFDTIVTRCSALVDMHTGSFQRINLPQLRADLTVKSVADFSRQFGAIAVLHGAGPKGSLRRAATDVGIPAVTLEAGEASRFNKSSVDASVEAIQSLLNRMSMAPRFRLFGEPQPAFYDSVWVRANSGGILFSQIELGELVKKGQILGTVTDPIRNDQTVLTAPFTGRILGMAVNQVVMPGFAAYHIGSQASEEEAIADAIAGPGKEANAKPEPPPGDDGDPADPGIDSDSVEMLNDPMAPLEKLKPAKDEETDLSDLGARDPSLQVSTDDAQSLEKMELTMIEVSATRLPEMGEATRVRPEPETPLLQQSFETTRTEESPAEDTTAAEEE, from the coding sequence ATGAGGACACCCCAGGCGTGCCTGCTGGCACTGCTGATGGCCATGGTAGGCGGGGCGGCAGCTAACGAGAGGCAGCTGACGGAATTGCCGCCGGCAGCGCTGCTCGGGCCTGCAGGCTTTGAAAGCGTAGCAGCAACGGTTGCCGGCGAGCCGTTTGAGCTGCTCGGCCAGCTGATACCCGCCGGCGAGCGCAGGCAGCTCAACTGGCAGATCGAAGCGACCATGGGTGCGGTCGCCATCCCGACACCGATTCTTGTGGCCCACGGCCAGCGGCCCGGACCGGTTCTTTGCCTAACGGCCGCCGTGCATGGCGACGAGCTCAACGGCGTTGAGGTAGTCAGGCAAATTCTTTTCGACATCAAGCCGGCTGACCTTGCCGGCACGGTCATCGGCGTGCCGATCGTGAACGCTTCGGGCTATCTCCGCGGCTCGCGCTATCTGCCCGATCGCCGGGATCTCAATCGGTTTTTTCCAGGCAGCAGCAGCGGCTCGCTGGCATCGCGCTTCGCCAAGGCGGTGTTTGACACGATCGTCACCCGCTGCTCGGCCCTGGTGGATATGCACACCGGAAGCTTTCAGCGCATTAACCTGCCCCAGCTCCGAGCTGACCTGACGGTTAAGTCGGTGGCGGACTTCAGCCGGCAGTTCGGCGCCATCGCGGTGCTACATGGCGCTGGGCCCAAAGGGTCGCTGCGACGAGCGGCCACCGACGTGGGAATCCCGGCGGTCACGCTGGAGGCCGGCGAAGCCAGCCGCTTCAACAAGTCGTCGGTTGACGCGAGCGTCGAGGCTATTCAATCGCTGTTGAACCGCATGTCTATGGCGCCGCGGTTCCGATTATTCGGGGAGCCGCAGCCAGCGTTCTACGATTCCGTGTGGGTTCGGGCTAACAGTGGCGGCATTCTGTTCAGCCAGATTGAGCTTGGCGAGCTGGTCAAAAAAGGTCAGATACTCGGGACCGTGACCGACCCCATTCGCAACGACCAAACCGTGCTGACCGCTCCGTTCACCGGACGCATCCTGGGGATGGCGGTTAACCAGGTGGTGATGCCGGGATTCGCTGCGTACCACATCGGTAGCCAGGCCAGCGAGGAAGAGGCGATCGCCGACGCCATCGCAGGGCCCGGCAAAGAGGCGAACGCTAAACCCGAGCCTCCGCCGGGCGACGACGGCGACCCGGCTGACCCGGGCATCGACAGTGACTCAGTAGAGATGCTGAACGATCCGATGGCGCCGCTGGAAAAGCTAAAACCTGCCAAAGACGAAGAAACCGACCTTTCCGACCTCGGCGCTAGGGATCCCTCCCTTCAGGTTTCTACGGACGATGCTCAGTCGCTGGAAAAGATGGAACTGACCATGATCGAGGTTTCAGCCACGCGACTGCCCGAAATGGGTGAGGCAACGAGAGTTCGGCCTGAACCTGAGACGCCGCTCCTGCAACAAAGTTTCGAAACGACCAGAACCGAAGAAAGCCCGGCCGAGGACACAACCGCAGCCGAAGAGGAATAG
- a CDS encoding DUF6491 family protein: MRKSLILLITSVLATAAVTAQESNASDDAATKAEAAGMDMVIGSSESPKRSGPKTDQVIGDAGQRNQAVYGEPLKKLWVPNISSWSVVDNQRLILYVSPFRPYLLTLARKAPGLGNNDRIVFRYDNNHIYARFDRIEVDGFPYVIDRIEKLDRETARALTRRDKGLDGPILEDEDDGDEGDDAEADEEAKGA, from the coding sequence ATGCGCAAGTCATTGATATTATTAATCACCAGTGTGCTGGCCACGGCTGCCGTGACGGCCCAGGAAAGCAACGCTTCGGACGACGCCGCGACGAAGGCTGAAGCCGCTGGCATGGACATGGTGATTGGATCGAGCGAGAGTCCCAAGCGCTCAGGGCCCAAAACAGACCAGGTGATCGGTGACGCCGGTCAGCGTAATCAGGCGGTTTATGGTGAACCGCTTAAAAAGCTTTGGGTACCGAACATCTCCAGCTGGTCGGTTGTCGACAACCAGCGGCTGATCCTCTACGTGAGCCCATTCCGACCCTACCTGCTCACGCTGGCCCGCAAGGCGCCGGGGCTAGGCAACAACGATCGGATCGTTTTCCGCTACGACAATAACCACATTTATGCGCGCTTTGATCGGATTGAAGTCGACGGTTTCCCGTATGTCATCGATCGAATCGAAAAGCTGGATCGGGAAACGGCACGCGCGTTGACCCGACGCGACAAGGGCCTCGACGGTCCTATCCTGGAAGATGAGGATGACGGTGACGAGGGTGACGATGCTGAAGCGGACGAGGAGGCGAAGGGCGCCTAG
- the leuS gene encoding leucine--tRNA ligase, whose amino-acid sequence MEAIYNPQQLEPEIQADWDAREVYRVTEDEDREKYYCLAMLPYPSGALHMGHVRNYMIADVIARYQRMLGKNVLQPMGWDAFGLPAENAAIKNKVPPARWTYANIDHMRGQLKRLGYAYDWSREVTTCRPEYYRWEQLMFVRLFEKGLVYRRNATVNFDPVDQTVLANEQVVDGRGWRSGALVERREIPQWFLKITDYAQELLDNLDDLDGWPDSVRTMQRNWIGRSEGAEFSLAICDESGEVQPELSLQVYTTRPDTSFGMTYCVLAPEHPLVAEITTPEQQAAVEQFQKEAAAASEIDRLADGALDKRGVFTGAFALNPFTQKPVPVYLADYVLMGYGTGAIMAVPGQDQRDWDFAKAYDLPIIRTVEPPEDFDGEAFTGDGPAINSDWLNGLEVDEAKAKALAWLEEQELGQRKVNFRLRDWGVSRQRYWGCPIPMIRCPKCGDVPVPEDELPVVLPEDVEFMGVQSPIKADPKWRQTVCPICGGPAERETDTFDTFMESSWYYARYCSPDADAMVDERANYWLPVDQYVGGIEHAILHLMYFRFYHKLMRDAGLVKSDEPATNLLCQGMVVADTFYREDEDGVKQFINPQDIEPVLDDRGAMIAAKLISDGQPVEIGAVEKMSKSKNNGVDPVHLVEQFGADTVRLFSVSDSPPHQSLEWSEAGVEGAHRFLKRLWRNVADHAADGAGGKLEPEALSDVQRDLYRKLHETLAKVGDDIGRRRTFNTAIAAIMELVNAASRHKGDTDADRALLQHVWENVVTLLTPMVPHAAQGLWQGLGKEGDVIDQPWPEHDPAALVRDELEIVVQVNGKVRGRIQAPAEASREELESLARGEPNVARFVGDSQVRKVIVVPKKLVNIVIGG is encoded by the coding sequence ATGGAAGCCATCTATAACCCCCAGCAGCTGGAGCCGGAAATCCAGGCTGATTGGGACGCCCGCGAAGTCTATCGTGTCACCGAAGACGAAGACCGGGAAAAGTACTACTGCCTGGCCATGCTGCCGTATCCCTCCGGGGCACTGCACATGGGGCACGTCCGCAACTATATGATCGCGGACGTCATCGCTCGCTATCAACGCATGCTGGGCAAAAACGTGCTGCAACCCATGGGCTGGGATGCCTTTGGGCTGCCCGCCGAAAACGCGGCCATCAAGAACAAGGTTCCGCCGGCGCGCTGGACCTACGCCAACATCGACCACATGCGCGGTCAGCTCAAGCGACTGGGCTACGCGTATGACTGGTCGCGCGAAGTCACCACCTGCCGCCCGGAGTACTACCGCTGGGAGCAGCTGATGTTTGTGCGGCTGTTCGAAAAAGGGCTGGTGTACCGGCGCAACGCGACGGTGAACTTTGATCCGGTCGATCAGACCGTGCTGGCCAACGAACAGGTGGTGGACGGCCGCGGTTGGCGCTCGGGTGCGTTGGTGGAACGCCGCGAGATCCCCCAGTGGTTTTTGAAAATCACCGACTACGCCCAGGAGCTCCTGGACAACCTGGACGATCTCGACGGCTGGCCCGACTCGGTTCGGACCATGCAGCGCAACTGGATCGGCCGTTCGGAGGGCGCGGAGTTCTCATTGGCAATCTGCGATGAGAGCGGTGAGGTTCAGCCGGAGCTCAGTCTGCAGGTCTACACGACACGGCCAGACACCAGCTTCGGCATGACCTATTGCGTCCTTGCGCCCGAACATCCGCTGGTGGCGGAAATCACAACGCCGGAGCAGCAGGCTGCGGTCGAGCAGTTTCAAAAGGAAGCGGCAGCGGCCAGCGAAATTGATCGACTGGCTGACGGCGCGCTGGACAAGCGCGGCGTGTTCACCGGCGCCTTTGCTTTAAATCCGTTTACCCAGAAGCCGGTGCCGGTCTACCTGGCTGACTACGTGCTGATGGGTTACGGCACCGGGGCCATCATGGCGGTACCCGGTCAAGATCAGCGCGACTGGGACTTCGCCAAGGCCTACGACCTGCCCATCATCCGCACGGTGGAGCCGCCCGAAGACTTTGACGGTGAAGCCTTCACCGGCGACGGGCCAGCGATCAATAGCGACTGGCTGAACGGGCTGGAAGTTGATGAGGCGAAAGCCAAGGCGCTGGCCTGGCTGGAGGAACAGGAGCTGGGTCAGCGCAAGGTGAACTTCCGGCTTCGCGACTGGGGCGTCTCGCGCCAGCGTTACTGGGGCTGCCCGATCCCCATGATCCGCTGCCCCAAATGCGGCGACGTGCCGGTGCCCGAGGACGAGCTCCCCGTGGTGCTGCCCGAAGACGTGGAGTTCATGGGCGTGCAGTCGCCCATCAAGGCCGACCCGAAATGGCGCCAGACGGTCTGTCCAATCTGCGGCGGTCCGGCCGAACGGGAAACCGACACGTTTGACACCTTTATGGAGTCGTCCTGGTACTACGCGCGTTATTGCAGTCCGGACGCTGACGCCATGGTCGACGAGCGCGCTAACTACTGGCTGCCGGTGGACCAGTATGTCGGGGGCATCGAGCACGCCATCCTGCACCTGATGTATTTCCGCTTCTATCACAAGCTGATGCGCGACGCGGGCCTGGTGAAGTCCGACGAGCCGGCCACCAACCTTTTGTGCCAGGGGATGGTGGTGGCGGACACGTTCTACCGCGAAGACGAGGACGGCGTTAAGCAGTTCATCAATCCGCAGGACATCGAGCCGGTGCTGGACGATCGCGGCGCGATGATCGCGGCCAAGCTGATCAGCGACGGTCAGCCCGTGGAGATCGGGGCCGTCGAAAAGATGTCGAAGTCGAAGAACAACGGCGTTGACCCGGTGCATTTGGTTGAGCAGTTTGGCGCAGACACGGTGCGTTTGTTCTCGGTGTCAGACTCCCCGCCGCACCAGTCGCTGGAGTGGTCTGAAGCGGGCGTCGAAGGCGCACACCGATTTCTGAAGCGCCTGTGGCGCAACGTTGCGGACCATGCGGCCGACGGCGCGGGCGGTAAGCTGGAGCCCGAGGCCCTGAGCGATGTTCAGCGCGACCTTTACCGCAAGCTCCACGAGACGCTGGCCAAGGTCGGCGACGACATCGGTCGGCGGCGAACCTTTAACACCGCCATTGCGGCGATTATGGAACTCGTCAACGCGGCGTCCCGCCACAAGGGCGACACAGACGCGGATCGTGCTTTGCTCCAGCATGTGTGGGAAAACGTGGTGACGCTGCTGACCCCGATGGTGCCGCACGCGGCGCAGGGTCTGTGGCAGGGCCTGGGTAAAGAGGGTGACGTCATCGACCAGCCCTGGCCCGAGCACGATCCGGCGGCGCTGGTGCGTGACGAGCTGGAGATTGTGGTGCAGGTGAACGGCAAGGTCCGGGGCCGCATTCAGGCGCCGGCTGAGGCCAGCCGCGAGGAGCTGGAAAGCCTGGCTCGCGGTGAACCGAACGTCGCTCGCTTTGTCGGGGACAGTCAGGTGCGTAAGGTCATTGTGGTGCCGAAGAAGCTGGTCAATATCGTGATCGGCGGATGA
- the lptE gene encoding LPS assembly lipoprotein LptE — protein MSGRRGFQTALLLGLVLVLAGCGFQLRGSAALPPELDAVNLGIPDNHPLARELSTLLSASGRQVVAPDKATAQLQFEQNDLLRDVQSVGATARVREFALRYNVSFRVVSADGREIQPLTSLEIYRDYTFDQGQVLGAASEEEFLRDEMTREMANRILRSLSSG, from the coding sequence ATGAGCGGTCGCCGGGGCTTCCAGACCGCGCTGCTGTTAGGGCTGGTGCTTGTGCTCGCCGGCTGCGGGTTTCAGCTTCGCGGCAGCGCTGCGCTGCCGCCGGAGCTCGACGCCGTGAACCTGGGCATTCCCGACAACCACCCGCTGGCCCGCGAGCTGTCCACGCTCCTGTCAGCCTCCGGGCGGCAGGTGGTTGCGCCCGACAAGGCGACGGCGCAGCTGCAGTTCGAGCAGAACGACCTGCTGCGCGACGTCCAGTCGGTTGGGGCGACCGCGCGGGTTCGGGAATTTGCGCTGCGCTACAACGTGTCGTTTCGTGTTGTCAGCGCAGACGGGCGCGAGATCCAACCGCTGACTTCGCTGGAGATCTACCGGGACTACACCTTCGACCAGGGCCAGGTACTGGGTGCGGCCAGCGAAGAAGAGTTTCTGCGCGACGAGATGACCCGGGAAATGGCAAACCGAATCCTCCGCTCGCTGTCCTCCGGCTGA
- the holA gene encoding DNA polymerase III subunit delta: MQLGVDRIAGQVSQGLKPIYLISGDEPLQVLETADAVRSAAREQGLVERLVFEVDKSFDWNRLASDSANLSLFASRRLLDLRLPTGKPGREGGAAIRAFADQATEDGDVLLITAGKIEKASRNSAWVKAIDRLGIFVTCWPLKPAELPQWLSQRFISRGVAADAAACRALASRIEGNLLAAAQEVDKLSLLKAGGTVTVDDIEEAVADNARFDVFKLSDAALEGDLTRALRVARALALEAAPLPVVAWTLTRESRLLLNLRQAMDTGANVQAIYRANAVWDARKNLLQRAMRRLNERQLTQALEHCALLDRQTKGLAAGDPWQSVEALVTLLCLGRKPMVSQRAAQGS; encoded by the coding sequence ATGCAGCTCGGTGTCGATCGTATTGCGGGTCAGGTCAGCCAGGGCCTGAAACCCATCTATCTCATTTCCGGGGACGAACCGCTGCAGGTGCTCGAAACCGCTGACGCGGTGCGCTCGGCGGCCCGGGAACAGGGCCTGGTGGAGCGTCTGGTGTTCGAAGTCGACAAAAGCTTCGACTGGAATCGACTGGCGAGCGACAGTGCCAACCTGTCGCTGTTTGCGTCACGCCGCTTGCTCGACCTGCGCTTACCCACCGGCAAGCCCGGTCGCGAGGGCGGCGCGGCAATCCGCGCGTTTGCCGATCAGGCTACCGAAGATGGTGACGTGCTGCTGATCACCGCTGGGAAGATCGAAAAGGCGTCACGCAATAGTGCCTGGGTTAAGGCCATTGATCGGCTTGGGATTTTTGTCACGTGCTGGCCGCTGAAGCCGGCGGAGCTGCCTCAGTGGCTGAGCCAGCGGTTTATCAGCCGTGGCGTCGCCGCGGACGCCGCCGCTTGCCGGGCGCTGGCGAGCCGGATCGAAGGCAACCTGCTCGCCGCTGCTCAGGAGGTCGACAAGCTTTCTCTGCTGAAGGCGGGAGGTACGGTGACCGTCGACGATATTGAGGAGGCCGTGGCAGACAATGCGCGCTTCGACGTCTTTAAGCTGTCCGATGCAGCGCTGGAGGGTGATCTCACCCGCGCGCTCCGGGTCGCACGGGCGCTGGCGCTTGAAGCGGCGCCGCTGCCGGTGGTGGCCTGGACGCTCACGCGGGAATCGCGGCTGCTGCTGAATCTGCGCCAGGCGATGGACACCGGGGCCAACGTTCAGGCGATCTACCGGGCCAACGCGGTGTGGGACGCCCGCAAGAACCTGCTGCAACGAGCGATGCGCCGGCTCAATGAGCGCCAGCTGACTCAGGCGCTCGAACATTGCGCGCTGCTGGACCGGCAGACCAAGGGCCTGGCCGCTGGCGATCCCTGGCAGTCGGTTGAGGCCCTGGTGACGCTGCTCTGTCTCGGGCGTAAGCCCATGGTGTCGCAGCGCGCCGCGCAAGGCTCGTGA
- the nadD gene encoding nicotinate-nucleotide adenylyltransferase, whose amino-acid sequence MTEASAPGSDSSGRLVVLGGTFNPVHYGHLSIASQVAWQLDATVHLLLSARPPHRDYAVASAGQRWEMLKLATRGHPRLLPDRRELDRDGPSFMVDTLESLRNEFPAAGVSLVLGSDAAAGLASWHRSEELARLAHLVVVRRPGMDDGLDPSQLAALGFAPADSVDELDPPQGGRSLILETVALEISASAIRELVRQGGPINYMTPPAVVDFLTRERLYVR is encoded by the coding sequence GTGACCGAAGCTTCAGCGCCGGGGTCCGATAGCTCAGGCCGCCTCGTCGTCCTTGGAGGGACCTTCAATCCGGTGCACTACGGCCACCTGAGCATCGCCAGCCAGGTTGCCTGGCAGCTCGACGCCACCGTCCATCTGCTGTTATCCGCCCGCCCGCCGCATCGCGATTACGCCGTGGCCAGCGCCGGGCAGCGTTGGGAGATGCTCAAGCTCGCCACGCGGGGCCATCCGCGCCTGCTCCCGGATCGGCGAGAGCTGGACCGAGACGGGCCTTCTTTTATGGTCGACACGCTTGAGAGCTTGCGCAATGAGTTTCCTGCGGCCGGCGTATCGCTGGTGCTAGGCAGTGACGCCGCGGCCGGGCTGGCGAGCTGGCACCGCAGCGAGGAACTGGCGCGGCTGGCGCATCTGGTTGTGGTCCGACGACCGGGAATGGACGATGGATTGGATCCGTCGCAGCTTGCCGCGCTCGGCTTTGCGCCGGCTGATAGCGTCGACGAACTGGATCCGCCGCAGGGTGGTCGAAGCCTGATCCTGGAGACGGTGGCGCTGGAAATTTCGGCCAGCGCGATACGCGAACTGGTGCGCCAGGGTGGCCCAATCAATTATATGACGCCGCCCGCGGTGGTGGATTTCCTCACCCGAGAACGGCTGTATGTTCGTTGA
- the rsfS gene encoding ribosome silencing factor, with product MKKGSPAGQNPGTASPAISPQQVADLVNGALDDAKAVDIQTIDVRGKTTITDYMIVASGNSTRHVKTLADSVITRSKERGMPVVGVEGERESEWILVDLADVLVHLMVPRARAFYALESLWTVDDEAAAEATP from the coding sequence TTGAAAAAGGGCTCACCCGCCGGCCAAAACCCCGGCACCGCGTCACCGGCGATTTCACCGCAGCAGGTGGCTGATCTGGTCAACGGCGCGCTCGACGACGCCAAGGCTGTGGACATTCAGACGATCGATGTTCGCGGCAAAACCACCATCACCGACTACATGATTGTTGCCTCAGGCAACTCGACCCGCCACGTCAAAACCCTCGCCGACAGTGTGATCACTCGCAGCAAGGAACGGGGTATGCCCGTGGTTGGCGTTGAAGGTGAGCGGGAATCAGAGTGGATCTTGGTGGACCTGGCCGACGTGCTGGTCCATTTGATGGTGCCCCGCGCGCGAGCCTTTTACGCGCTGGAATCGCTGTGGACCGTCGATGACGAGGCGGCCGCAGAAGCGACGCCCTGA